Within the Streptomyces sp. YIM 121038 genome, the region AAAACCACTGGTGGCCGCGGCAAACGCCCTGCCGGGCAAGCTCACCGCATCGAGGTAATGCCCTGGGATTTCGTGGGTGGACGGGGCATACCCGCCGCTACTGTTCCCTGAGTTCTGGACCGGTTCACCGATATTAGCTGTGAGTTGTCAACTTTCAACAGTTATGCACAGGTACGCCAATGGCTGCCTGCAAATGCCTTATGAAGGAGCGCTTGCCCCATGACCGTTGACGCCAGCCGGGAGGCACCGCCGGAGCCGCCGCGCACCAGCCTGGGCACGGCGGCCGCCCGCAACCTCGCCACCACCACCAAGTCCGCCCCGCAGATGCAGGAGATCACCTCCCGCTGGCTGCTGCGGATGCTGCCCTGGGTGGAGACCAAGGGCGGCACCTACCGGGTGAACCGCCGACTGACGTACACCGTCGGCGACGGACGCATCGACTTCATCCAGGACGGCGCACGCGTCCGGGTCATCCCCCGGGAGCTCGGCGAACTGGCCCTGCTGCGGGACTTCGACGAGGACGACGTGCTGACCGCGATCGCCGACCGGTGCGTACAGCGCGACTTCCGCGCCGGTGAGGTCCTCGTGGAGCGCGGCGCCGCCGCCGAGCAGCTCCACCTCATCGCGCACGGCCGGATCAACCAGACCTCCGTGGGCCAGTACGGAGAGGAGGTCGCCGTCGCGGTGCTCGGCGACGGCGACCGGTTCGGCGACGACGCCCTGCTCGACTCCGACGCCACCTGGGACTTCACCGCCACCGCCGAGACCGACGGCACCCTCGTCACGCTCTCCCGCGACGACTTCGCCGCCCTGATGTCCTCGGCACCGAGCCTGCGGGCGCACGTCGAGCGGTTGAGCGCCCTGCCCCAGCAGCGGCAGAACCGGCACGGAGAGGCGGAGATCGCGCTCTCCGCCGGGCACACGGGCGAGCCGGTGCTGCCCGGCACCTTCGTGGACTACGAACTCCACCCGCGCGAGTACGAACTCTCCGTCGCCCAGACCGTCCTGCGGGTCCACACCAGGGTCGCCGACCTCTACAACGGCCCGATGAACCAGACCGAGGAACAGCTCAGGCTCACCGTCGAGGCGCTGCGCGAGCGCCAGGAGCACGAGCTGATCAACAACCGCGAGTTCGGCCTCCTGCACAACGTCGACCTCAAGCAGCGGATCCAGCCCCACGCGGGAACGCCGAGCCCCGACGACATGGACGCGCTCCTCTGCCGCCGCCGCGGCACCAAGTTCTTCCTCGCCCACCCCCGGACCATCGCGGCGATCGGGCGCGGCTTCAGCGCCCACGGGCTCTACCCGGACAACGTGGACCTCGGCGGACAGCAGGTCCCCGCCTGGCGCGGCGTCCCGATCCTGCCCTGCAACAAGATCCCGATCACGAAGGAGAGCACCAGCTCGATCCTCGCCATGCGCGTCGGCGAGGACAACCAGGGCGTCATCGGCCTGCACCAGACCGGTCTGCCGGACGAGTACGAGCCGGGCCTCTCGGTCCGCTTCATGGGGCTCAACGAGCAGGCGGTCACGTCCTACCTGGTGACCACGTACTTCTCCGCCGCCGTCCTGGTGCCCGACGCGCTGGGCGTGCTGGAGAACGTGCAGATCGCCCGCAGGCCCGACTAGCCGCCGAGGCCCGCCCACCCCACGTCACCTAGGAGTCACGGATGCCTGATCCCGGGCCCTCCCCCCTGCCGCCGAGCGCGATCGAACCCAACCCCGCGCTCGCCCGGGTGCTGCGCGGCCCCAGCGGCCTGGGCACGGCGGCCCTCAGCCTGGCCCGGCGCGAGGAGCTGCCCCTCCCACCGGTCGCGCCGGACCCGGAGCCGCTGGAGCCCGAGCCGCCGGAGCAGCCGCCCGCGGCCGGGGGCACGCCGATCCCCGGCCTCTACTACCACCCGGTGCCGGAGCCCGACCCCGTCCGGGTGGAGGAGGTCGGCCGCCGGATCAAGCGCTGGGCGGTGGACGAGGCCGAGGTGTACCCCCCGGAGTGGGAGGACCAGTTCGACGGCTTCTTCGTCGGCCGCTACATGGTCGCCTGCCACCCGGACGCGCCCACCGTCGAGCACGTGATGGCCGCCGCCCGGCTCATGGTCGCCGAGAACGCGGTCGACGACTACTACTGCGAGGACCACGGCGGCTCTCCCGTGGGCCTCGGCAGCAGGCTGCTGCTCGCGCACACCGCGCTCGACCCGCTCCACACGACGAAGGAGTACGCGCCGGACTGGGCCCTGTCCCTCCAGTCGGACGCCCCACGGCGCGCCTACGCCTCCGCCATGGAGTACTTCGTCCAGCTGGCCACCCCCACCCAGGCCGACCGGTTCCGGCACGACATGGCCCGGCTGCACCTGGGATACCTCGCGGAGGCGGCCTGGACCGAGACGGAGTACGTGCCGCAGGTCTGGGAGTACCTGGCGATGCGCCAGTTCAACAACTTCCGCCCGTGCCCCACCATCACCGACACCGTCGGCGGCTACGAACTCCCGGCGGATGTGCACGCGCAGCCCGCCATGCAGCGGGTCATCGCCCTCGCGGGCAACGCCAGCACCATCGTGAACGACCTGTACTCGTACACCAAGGAGCTCGCCAGCCCCGGCAAGCACCTCAACCTGCCCGTGGTGCTCGCCGAACGGGAGGACCTCTCCGAGCGGGAGGCCTATCTGAAGGCCGTCGAGGTCCACAACGAGCTCATGCACGAGTTCGAGGCCGAGGCCGCCCAGCTGGCCGCCTCCTGCCCCGACCCGCGCGTGCTGCGCTTCCTCAAGGGCGTGGCCGTCTGGGTCGACGGCAACCACTACTGGCACATGACCAACACCTACCGCTACAGCCTTCCCGATTTCTGGTAAAGGGGGACTTATCCATGTCCAGCACCGATCTCACCACCGATGTCACCTCTGTCAACGGCTCCGCGGACGCCTCCGTCTTCATCCCCACCCCGGCCACGCCCTACCAGGGCGACATCGCCCGCTACTGGGACCACGAGGCCCGCCCCGTCAATCTGCGCCTCGGCGACGTCGACGGCCTCTACCACCACCACTACGGCATCGGCGACGTCGACCGCTCCGCGCTCGGGGACATCGACGGCGACGGGTACGAGAAGAGGCTGATCGCCGAGTTGCACCGCCTGGAGTCGGCGCAGGCCGAGATGCTCCTGGACCACCTCGGCACGATCGGCCGCGACGACCTGCTCGTCGACGCGGGCTGCGGCCGCGGGGGTTCGATGGTCATGGCCCACCAGCGCTTCGGCTGCACGGTGGAGGGGCTGACGCTCTCGGCCAAGCAGGCCGAGTTCGGCAATCAGCGCGCCCTCGAGCTGGGCATCGAGGACTCCGTCCATTCGAGGGTCTGCAACATGCTCGCCATGCCCTTCGAGACGGGGCAGGCCGCGGGCTCGTGGAACAACGAGTCGAGCATGTACGTCGACCTCGAGGACCTCATGGCCGAGCACTCCCGCATCCTCTCCGTGGGCGGCCGCTATGTGACGATCACGGGCTGCTGGAACCCGCGCTACGGCCAGCCCTCGAAGTGGGTCTCGCAGATCAACGCGCACTTCGAGTGCAACATCCACTCGCGGCGGGAGTACCTGCGCGCCATGGCGGACAACCGCCTCGTCCCGCAGGCCGTCGTCGACCTGACGCCCGCGACCCTGCCGTACTGGGAGCTGCGGGCCACCTCGTCGCTGGTCACGGGCATCGAGGAGGCGTTCATCAACTCGTACAAGGACGGCTCGTTCCAGTACGTCCTGATCGCCGCCGACCGCGTCTGAGCCGTCGGCCGACCACGGGGGCGGGGCCCGTCGTCCGACGGGTCCGGCCCCCGCCGCACGCCCGCCGCCGGGACACGCGGCCGGCTCAGGTGGACTCTCCCACGGGGGGAGAGTCCACGATGGTGACGTGCGAGACGAACTTCTGACCATCGGGCGCTTCGCCCGGCTGTGCCGCCTCAGCGTGAAGCAGCTGCGGCACTACGACGAGACGGGGCTGCTCGCGCCGATACGCGTCGACGCCAGCTCCGGCTACCGCTACTACGCGCCCGGACAGGCCCGCGACGCGCTGACCATCGCCCTGCTGCGGGAGATGGACCTGCCCCTGGCCGTCATCGCCGAGGCCCTGGCCGCCGAGCCCGGACGCAGGGCGGAGCTGCTGCGCGCGGAACGGGACCGGCTCGCCGAGCGGATCAGCCGGGACCAGGCGCGCCTCGGCATGCTGGAGCGGCTCGAAGAGGGCGGTCTGCCCGGTTACGAGGTCACGGTCGCCGCGGAGCCCGCGCGGCATCTGGCGGTGACGCGGGCCACCTGCGCCGCCACCGAGATCGGGGACAAGGTCGGCGAGTGCGTGGGCCGGCTGCTGCCCCTGCTCGGCGGGGCGGCGGTCGGCTGGGAACCGCCGCTGTGGGGCCTCTACCCCTTGGACCTGGAGGAACGCACGCGGATCGCCGTGGGAGCCCAGACGCCGGAGGGCGCGCGCGTCCCGGGTCTGACGCGTGAGGTGCTGCCCGCCGGGCCCGCGGCCCACACCGTGCACATCGGGCCCTACGCCCAGCTGCCCCTGGCCTACAACGCCCTCTTCGCCGCCATCCACGAGCGCGGACTGCGCCCGCACGGCCCCGTACGGGAGGCCTATCTGGTCGGACCCGCCGAAGCACCGCCGGAAGAGCTGATGACCAGGCTGGTCATCCCTGTCGAGGAGAACGCATGACGCGCGTGAACGACGTCGATGCCCGCGGTATGCGGCACTGCGAGACCACAGCGCTCGACGTCCTGTTGAAGCACGAAGGAATCGAGCTGTCCGAGCCGATGCTCTTCGGCCTCGGCTCCGGGCTGACGTTCATCTACTGGGACAGCAAGAAGCAGGACTTCCCCTTCCTCGGAGGGCGCGTCAAACCCTTCGAGCTCACGAGGAACCTGGCCGCGCGGCTCGGCCTCGACCTCCAGGTCCGGGAGACCACGTCCGCCCGCAAGGCCTGGGAGAACGTGCGGGCCCCGCTCGACGACGGCCGGCCCGTCGGGCTCCAGCTCGACAGCTACTACCTTGACTACTTCACCTCGAAGGTCCACTTCGCCGGTCACGTCGTCGCGATGTACGGCTACGACGAGGACGAGGCCCATCTGGTGGACACCGCCCAGCAAGGGGGCGCGGTGACCACCACCCTGGCCGCCCTCGCCGAGGCCAGGGCCGCGCGCGGGCCCATGTCCGCCCGGAACCGCTCCTTCACCCTCACCGCCCCGGCCGGGGCGGCGGCGCCGCGGGACCGGATCGTCCCGGCCGTCACCGCCTGCGCCGAGGCCTTCCTGAACCCGCCCATCGCCAACCTGGGGCACCGGGGCATCGAGAAGGCCGGGAAGCTCGTGCGCACCTGGCTCAAGCGCAGCGACGACCCGCAGCGGGACCTGCCGCTCGCCGCCCTCCTGATGGAGCGCGGAGGCACCGGGGGCGCCCTGTTCCGCAACCTCTACCGCGACTTCCTCGCCGAGTGCGCCGAGCTGGTCGACAGCGACCGGCTGCGCACCGGGCACGCGCTGTACGCCGAGGCCGCGACGCTGTGGACCGAGGTGGCCGCCCTCGTCGAGAAGGCCGGTGAGTCGAGCGACGAGCGGTGCCTCGTGCAGGCGAGCACGGTGCTCGGCGAACTCGCCCGCATCGAGAGCGAGGCCATGCGGGAACTGAGCCTCCTGCGGGACTGAGGCGAACGCGCCACGTGCGCCGGGGCTCGGTGCGCTTCATGGGCGCGGCAAGAGGCTCTCCGCGGGCTCGTGCCGTCGGAACGTGGCGCGGTACGCGCTCGGCTGCCGGCCGGTGTGCCGGGCGAAGACCCCGCTGAACGTACCGGAGTCGCGGTAGCCGACGTCGGCGGCGATGCTCGCGACGGTCCTGTCGGTGGTCTCCAGGAGGTGTCTGGCGCGGCGGACCCGGGCGCCCTGCAGATAGGCGAGGGGCGTCTCGCCCGCTTCCTCGCCGAAGCGCCGGAGCATCGTCCGCGTGCTCACGCCGAACGCGCGGGCGAGGGCGGTCAGGTCGTAGCGGACGCCGAGGCGCTGGTCGAGCCAGCGCTTCACCCGCTGCGCGAAGCCCCTGCCCGAGGTGGGCAGCAGCTCCGGGTCGACGTACGCGGACTGGGTGGAACGCGCGTCGTCGAGGAGCGCGACGCGCGCCGTGCCGCGGGCGACGCGGGGGCCGTCGTGCTCGCGGACGAGCCGCAGCGCGAAGTCGTACATCGCACTGAAGGCGGCGGTGGTCGTCACGCCCCGGTCGGTGACGACCAACTGCTCCGGGCGGACCCGCACATCGGCGTACCGGCGTGCCAGACGGTCCGCGAACAGCCAGGACGTCGTCGCCTCGCGCCCGTCCAGCAGCCCGGCCTCGGCGATCAGGAAGGCGCCGACGCAGACCGACACGACGGCGGCCCCCGCGGCGGCCTGCGAGCGGATCGAGGCGGTTTCCGGCTCCAGGCCGGCGAGCGTCGCCGTGAGGTCGAGCGCGGGGGAGAGCTCGAAGCCCGGCACGATGACGACGTCCGCGGGGCGCGGTGCCGAGACGTCGAGGCGCGCGCCGCCGGAGGCGGTCACACGGCGCCGGGGCGAGACGACCGTCGCCTCGTAGGACGGCTCGGCCGCCCCCTGCGCCGCGGCGACATGCGTGGCCATGGTCAACAGGTCGAGGACGCCGTACACCTCCGACGCGAAACAGCCCGGGTAGGCCAGGACGCTCACGCGCAGCGGACTCATGCGGCACCTCCGGCGCCCGACGGGTGGCGAGATCACCGTGACACCTGGCGATACCGCCGCTTCTCTGGAAGGGCAGCCTCTCGCCATCCTGTGGTTCATGACAACCGAGCGAGTCCAGAGCGCCCCGTCGCGCACCCAGGCCGACCCGTTGGACGACTGGTCCCGCAGGACTGTCGAGGTCGGGGGCGTCAGCAAGACCGTGTACGTCGCCGGGTCGGGGCCGGCGGTCGTCCTCATGCCGGAGATGCCGGGCATCAGCCCCGACGTGGTGCGCTTCGCCCGGTGGACGCGCGATGCCGGGTTCTGCGTCTACATGCCTTCGCTCTTCGGCATCGACGGCGCGTATCCGCAGGCCGACGCGGTCGAGACCGTGGTCCGGCCCGCTTGCGTCAGCGCCGAGTTCCGCGCCTTCGCCGGAGGCGGTACCAGCCCGGTCGTGGAGTGGCTGCGCGGACTCGCCCGCGTGGCGCACGCCGAGTGCGGGGGACCCGGCGTAGGCGCCGTCGGGCTGTGTTTCACGGGCAACTTCGCCTTGAGCATGACGCTCGAACCCGCGGTGATCGCTCCCGTCGTCAACCATCCGTCGCTGCCGCTGGACGACCCCGGCGCTCTGGAGTTCAGTGCCGAGGACGCCGCCGCCGTGGCGCAACGCGTCGAGCGGGACGGGCTTCGGGTGCTCGGCTACCGCTTCGACAATGACAAGTGGTGCACGGGCCGACGCTTCGCGGCCTACCGCGCGCTGCTCGGTGACGCGTTCGACGGCCGTGTGCTGCCCGGCGGGGCCGCTCACGCGGACCCGCCGCCCTTCTTCCGCGACGTCGTCGGCTGTGCCCACAGCGTCGTCACGGCACACCTCGTCGACCAGGAGGGCCACCCGACGGTGCGGGCCCGCGACGAGATCATCGCCTTCCTCGCGGAACGGCTCGGTCTTTCGGCCACCCCGTCCGCGTGACGCGGTGGTGTGTGCCGAAAGACCGAGCCGTGACGTCAGCGGACGACGTCGAAGACGTTCTTCTGCAGGCCGTTGGCGTACGCCTCGTGCTCGACCAGCTTCAGCTTCTGGGTGTCCTTGTCCGTCTCGCTGAACAGGCGCTTGCCCGCGCCGAGGAGCAGCGGGAAGACGAGCAGGTGGTAGCGGTCGATCAGACCGGCGTCCGAGAGGCTCCGGTTCAGTCCCGCGCTGCCGTGGACGATGATCGGGCCGCCGTCGGTCTCCTTGAGCGCGGCGACGTCGTCGAGCGAGCGCAGGATCGTGGTCTCGCCCCAGTTCGACACCAGGTCGCCCTCCCCGAGGGTGGTGGAGACGACGTACTTCGGCATCACCTTGTAGTCCGCGAACTCCTCCATGTCGGGCCACACCGGGCTGAACGCCTCGTAGCTGACGCGGCCCAGCAGGATCGCCGTGGCCTCCTGCTGCTCCCTGCCCTTGATCTCGAACGCCTCGGGGAGGAACTCGACGTCCTTGAAGGTCCATCCCGAGTTGCGGTAACCGGGCTCGCCGCCGGGAGCCTCCACGACGCCGTCGAGCGAGATGAAGGCGGTGCTGATCAAAGTGCGCATCTGGGTTCCTCGGTCTCTTGTGCCCGGTGCGTGCGCCCGGTTCACGGCAAGTGGGGTCCGTGCGCCCTTCGGCCGCACGCGCGGCGTCGTTCGCACCAACATCATCTATGACTGCCGGGCACGGAGAAACTCATCGGTCGCCCGTTCGCGTCGCCGCCGGGTGCTAGTGAGCGAGCTGCCGGGCGGGCGCGGGCGCCGGGGTGGGGTCGTCGGTCGCGAAGCGCGGCACCTCGTCGTTCTCGTCCCGGTTGCCGTTCTTCTCGTGGATCCACTTGCCCGCGAGGGCCGGGATCCAGGCGGAGAACTCGCTCTGGGTGAGGTCGGCGGGCACCTTGGCGCCGAGCCGGTTGAGGTCGGCGGCGGGCAGCCGCAGCGTCGGGTCGATGCGTTCGGCGGGGGCGTTCACCATCGCGGCGTCCCACACCTGGAGGGCGAACGTCGTGCAGTTGCGGGCCGGGGTCCCGGCCCAGCCGCCGGTGAGGAGGTACTTCCAGGTGGGCAGCAGCGTGTACTTCTCGTCGGCCTGCTTGCGCCGGTCGATCTCCTTCTCGAAGGCGCTCTGTTGGGTGGGGGTGAGCGCCTTGCAGCGGGCCGCGCGGGGCGCGTACGCGCCGTTGCGGTCCTGCTTGCGGCTCGGCCGGTCCCATTCGATCAGCGGCTTGCCGGGCGTGTTGACGTCGTAGCCGGTGTAGTTGATGGACATGCCGTCCACCGGGCTGCCGTCGCCGTTGCGGCCGTCGGGGTCCTGCGGCTGGAACGAGTAGGTGTCGTAGCGCGCGGTGGCGCCTCCGGCGAGCTTGCGCTCGAAGGCGCCGTCCGCGTTGAAGTGCACCAGCCAGCTGTGGCCGAAGACGTGCTGGCTGACGTTGAGTTCGTAGAGGAGCTTGTTCGTCTGCTCGCCGTAGGAGAGCTTTCCGTACTTGTTCTGGAAGTCCTCGGACTTCCAGAGCGCGTAGGCACGGGTGCCCACGTCCCAGACGTAGCCGCCGGTGGTCCTGTCGGTGATCTCGGTGCTGTAGACGCACAGCGTGTTGTCGGCCGGTGCGGCGGACCGGGGGGCGGGCGCCGACGGCTCCGCCGCGGCGGCCGGTGCGGAGACGGCGGCCGTGGCGAGGACGGCCACGGCACAGGAACGGGTGAAGAAAGAGCGCAAAGTCACGGCAAAGGTATACATGCGGTGACCCGTTCATGATCATTTAGGGGGTCGGTTTCTCGCCAGGGCGGCCGCGTGGCCGCGCGGCCGCCGAGGGGCGGGTCCGCGGGTACGCGTGCCGCTTCACCCGGGACGGTCCGACGCGCCCGGGACGGTCGGTCCGGCAAGGGTGCCCGGGCCGTCCGATGGAGGACGCCGTGCGAAATGTTATTGCGGGCCCCTGAGTTCGGGGGAGATTTCGCGGATGAGCGGGTGAATTGACAGTGAACCCGCCCTTTCCGCGTGTTGTCAATTTCCCCGCCGAAATATGAAAGATGCAGGTCAGAGGCTTCATGGGGAGGTGCTGCCGCACTCGGTCGCGGAGGTGCCGATCGGCAGGAATACAACCAAGTGCGCACCCCACGAGTCCCCTGTTGTTGTTGAAACAACTTACTCCTCATGGAGGTTAGGAAATGCGCTCTCGCCCCTTCAGCAGCCGTACGTTAAGCGCTGCTTCCGCGGTGACGCTCGCTCTCGGCGCGGGCATCACCGCACCGGTGCTGCTGTCCGGCACGGCAGGTGCCGCGGCGCCGTCGGCCACCGCCGCGGTTGACGGGAAGTCGGTGGTCTACACGGCCGCCGCAGGTCAGACCAACAAGCTGAACATCACCGCGTCGCGGACCGGTACGAGCCTCGACAACCTCACGTACCTCATCGACGACGTCGTCACCATCAAGGCGGGCACCGGCTGCACCTACCCCAGCGGCTCCGACCACACGAAGGTCTCCTGCAAGGTCGACACCTCCGAGAGCCAGGACCCGTACGCCACCCTGGAGCTGTCCGCGGGTGACCGCAACGACACGGTCAAGTACACCAACGAGACCGACAGCACCTACTACTTCGCCCGCCTCGACCTCGGCAAGGGCGACGACACCCTCACCGAGGCGGCCGGCGCCCAGGGCAACTCGATCCTGGGCGGCACGGGCGACGACACCCTCACGGTCAGCGCGTACAGCGTCGTGCTCGGCGGTGACGGCAAGGACACGATCCGCGCGGGCAAGGGCGCCATCTCGATAGGCGGCAACGGCAACGACACGCTCCACGCGGTCGGCGAGAACAGCGACGCCGACGGCGGAGCGGGCGACGACGTGATCCGCGGCGGCGGGAACCGGCAGAACCTGAACGGCGGCGACGGCAACGACACCATCCGCGCCGGAGCGGGCAGCGACTTCCTCTACGGAGGCAAGGGCAACGACGTCCTGTACGGCGAGGGCGGCAACGACACCATCTACGGCAACAGCGGCGACGACAAGCTGTACGGCGGTCCCGGCACGGACACCCTGTCCGGCGGCCCCGGCAGGAACGAGATCCACCAGGACTGACCCACCGGGCGCCCACAGCCGTCGGCGCCCGAGGCCCGCCCCGGGCCCGCGTGCCGCGCGAGCGGCGCCGCGGGCTACGGGCGCGGCGCCAGGGTCTCGACGGTGATGTGCGGCGCCAGGGAGCGGAGGAAGCCGGGTGCGTCGAAGGCGCTGCCCGCGGAGGCGACGCCCTCCCTCCTGATCTGCCCGGTCAGGACGCGGTGCACGGCTTCCACCACGAGCGGCGCGGTGACCGCGTAGATGTCCCGGCCGCGGGCCACGGCACGCCGCTCCCTGCCGCCGGAGCGCACGACGACGTCGACGACGAAGGTCTGCGCCGACCGTCCCCGCTCGTCGACGGCGGCCGGGGCCGGAGTGCCCGGGGCCGTGACCTCCCCGGCCGCCTCGACGGTCATGTAGGTGCGCACGTCGGGAACCGGCAGATGGCTGGGGACCGTGACGACGTCGGCCATCGTGAACTCCCCGATGACGGACCGGGTTCCCATCGGTTCGGGGAAGGTCCACTCCAGGGTGGGCGGGGCGTCGTCGCGGTACTCCAGGCGTCCGTCCGCGAAGCGGACGCGCCGGCCGCCGCGCCGCTCCCGGGAGACCGCGCCCGCGGCACGCGTCCCCTCGGTGGGGTGCCAGCCGTTCAGGCCGTAGGCGACGTGGACCTCGTCGGCCTCCGTCCAGTCGTCCATCGCCGCCGTGGCCACCAGGTCGCCGAGGCCGCCGAAGAAGGCCATCGCGGGCACGATCACCGCTCCCGCGGCGCGGGCCCGGTCCGCGAAGCGGGCGAACGTGTCGGCGTTGGCCTCGATCTCGGCCGCCACGTCCACATACGGGATACCGGCGCGCAGCGCCGCCTCGATCACGGGCGCGGCCGTCGTGGCGAAGGGCCCGGCACAGTTGACCACGGCCGCCGCACCGGACAGCGCCCGGTCGAGCGCGGCCGGATCGTCGACCGGCGCGGGCCGGGCGTCGAGGCCGGGGTGGGACGCGGCCAGCTCCCGCAGCTTGCCGGCGTCACGGCCGGAGAGGACCGGGACGAACCCGCGCTCCCGCAAGTGCGCCACCACGAACCGACCGGTGTGCCCGTAGGCGCCGTACACCGCCACGATCTGCCCCGTTGCCATGACTTCTCCTCTGTGCTTGAACGATCAACGAGGAACATCCTGGCCGGTGCGGACGTCGTGCGTGAGTGTCTGGAACGACATGCCCCGTACAATTCCGGACATGAGTTCTGTCGCGTTCGCCGTCACCGACGGGATGCTGCACTTCGAACTGTCCGTGGCGTACGAGGTCTTCGGCTCCGCCCCGGACGCCGTGCCAGGACCCTGGTACGACGTCGGCGTGTACGGCCCGGACGCCGTGCGGTTCGGCCGGTTCCGCCTGGAGCCCGACCACGGCTTCGACCGGCTCCGCCACGCGAGCACCGTGATCGTGCCCGGCTGGGCCGACGTCGCCGTGGAGCCGCCCGCCGACCTGGTCGACGCGGTGCGCGCGGCCCACCGGGCGGGCGCGCGCGTGGCCTCCCTGTGCACGGGCGCGTTCGTCCTGGCCGCCGCGGGCCTCCTGGACGGCAGGCGCGCCACCACGCACTGGGCGCACACCGACGCCCTGGCCGCCCGCTACCCGCGGGTGGAGGTCGACCCGGACGTCCTCTACGTGGACGACGGCAGCGTGCTCACCTCCGCGGGCAAGGCCGCCGCGATGGACCTCTGTCTGCACCTCGTCCGCCTCGACCACGGCTCGTCGGTCGCCAACGCCGTCGCCCGCCGACTGGTCGTGCCGCCGCACCGCGACGGCGGCCAGGCCCAGTTCGTCACCGCCCCCGTGCCCGCCCGGGACGACCATCCGCTCGCCGGGCTGCTCCCCTGGGCGATCGAGCGCCTCGACGAGCCGCTGACCGTGGAGGACCTGGCCCGCCGGGCCCGGATGAGCTCGCGCCACCTGGGCCGGCACTTCAAGGCGGCGACCGGCACCACCCCACTGCAATGGCTGCTGACCCAACGCGTCCGCCGCGCACAGGAGTTGCTGGAGAGGACCGACGACGGCATCGACGCCATCGCCGCGGCCACCGGCATGGGGACCGCCACGACGCTGCGCCGTCACTTCAAC harbors:
- a CDS encoding dihydrofolate reductase family protein, with amino-acid sequence MRTLISTAFISLDGVVEAPGGEPGYRNSGWTFKDVEFLPEAFEIKGREQQEATAILLGRVSYEAFSPVWPDMEEFADYKVMPKYVVSTTLGEGDLVSNWGETTILRSLDDVAALKETDGGPIIVHGSAGLNRSLSDAGLIDRYHLLVFPLLLGAGKRLFSETDKDTQKLKLVEHEAYANGLQKNVFDVVR
- a CDS encoding family 2B encapsulin nanocompartment shell protein; amino-acid sequence: MTVDASREAPPEPPRTSLGTAAARNLATTTKSAPQMQEITSRWLLRMLPWVETKGGTYRVNRRLTYTVGDGRIDFIQDGARVRVIPRELGELALLRDFDEDDVLTAIADRCVQRDFRAGEVLVERGAAAEQLHLIAHGRINQTSVGQYGEEVAVAVLGDGDRFGDDALLDSDATWDFTATAETDGTLVTLSRDDFAALMSSAPSLRAHVERLSALPQQRQNRHGEAEIALSAGHTGEPVLPGTFVDYELHPREYELSVAQTVLRVHTRVADLYNGPMNQTEEQLRLTVEALRERQEHELINNREFGLLHNVDLKQRIQPHAGTPSPDDMDALLCRRRGTKFFLAHPRTIAAIGRGFSAHGLYPDNVDLGGQQVPAWRGVPILPCNKIPITKESTSSILAMRVGEDNQGVIGLHQTGLPDEYEPGLSVRFMGLNEQAVTSYLVTTYFSAAVLVPDALGVLENVQIARRPD
- a CDS encoding calcium-binding protein, translating into MTLALGAGITAPVLLSGTAGAAAPSATAAVDGKSVVYTAAAGQTNKLNITASRTGTSLDNLTYLIDDVVTIKAGTGCTYPSGSDHTKVSCKVDTSESQDPYATLELSAGDRNDTVKYTNETDSTYYFARLDLGKGDDTLTEAAGAQGNSILGGTGDDTLTVSAYSVVLGGDGKDTIRAGKGAISIGGNGNDTLHAVGENSDADGGAGDDVIRGGGNRQNLNGGDGNDTIRAGAGSDFLYGGKGNDVLYGEGGNDTIYGNSGDDKLYGGPGTDTLSGGPGRNEIHQD
- a CDS encoding geranyl diphosphate 2-C-methyltransferase, coding for MSSTDLTTDVTSVNGSADASVFIPTPATPYQGDIARYWDHEARPVNLRLGDVDGLYHHHYGIGDVDRSALGDIDGDGYEKRLIAELHRLESAQAEMLLDHLGTIGRDDLLVDAGCGRGGSMVMAHQRFGCTVEGLTLSAKQAEFGNQRALELGIEDSVHSRVCNMLAMPFETGQAAGSWNNESSMYVDLEDLMAEHSRILSVGGRYVTITGCWNPRYGQPSKWVSQINAHFECNIHSRREYLRAMADNRLVPQAVVDLTPATLPYWELRATSSLVTGIEEAFINSYKDGSFQYVLIAADRV
- a CDS encoding BtrH N-terminal domain-containing protein, whose amino-acid sequence is MTRVNDVDARGMRHCETTALDVLLKHEGIELSEPMLFGLGSGLTFIYWDSKKQDFPFLGGRVKPFELTRNLAARLGLDLQVRETTSARKAWENVRAPLDDGRPVGLQLDSYYLDYFTSKVHFAGHVVAMYGYDEDEAHLVDTAQQGGAVTTTLAALAEARAARGPMSARNRSFTLTAPAGAAAPRDRIVPAVTACAEAFLNPPIANLGHRGIEKAGKLVRTWLKRSDDPQRDLPLAALLMERGGTGGALFRNLYRDFLAECAELVDSDRLRTGHALYAEAATLWTEVAALVEKAGESSDERCLVQASTVLGELARIESEAMRELSLLRD
- a CDS encoding helix-turn-helix domain-containing protein; this translates as MSPLRVSVLAYPGCFASEVYGVLDLLTMATHVAAAQGAAEPSYEATVVSPRRRVTASGGARLDVSAPRPADVVIVPGFELSPALDLTATLAGLEPETASIRSQAAAGAAVVSVCVGAFLIAEAGLLDGREATTSWLFADRLARRYADVRVRPEQLVVTDRGVTTTAAFSAMYDFALRLVREHDGPRVARGTARVALLDDARSTQSAYVDPELLPTSGRGFAQRVKRWLDQRLGVRYDLTALARAFGVSTRTMLRRFGEEAGETPLAYLQGARVRRARHLLETTDRTVASIAADVGYRDSGTFSGVFARHTGRQPSAYRATFRRHEPAESLLPRP
- a CDS encoding dienelactone hydrolase family protein, with amino-acid sequence MTTERVQSAPSRTQADPLDDWSRRTVEVGGVSKTVYVAGSGPAVVLMPEMPGISPDVVRFARWTRDAGFCVYMPSLFGIDGAYPQADAVETVVRPACVSAEFRAFAGGGTSPVVEWLRGLARVAHAECGGPGVGAVGLCFTGNFALSMTLEPAVIAPVVNHPSLPLDDPGALEFSAEDAAAVAQRVERDGLRVLGYRFDNDKWCTGRRFAAYRALLGDAFDGRVLPGGAAHADPPPFFRDVVGCAHSVVTAHLVDQEGHPTVRARDEIIAFLAERLGLSATPSA
- a CDS encoding MerR family transcriptional regulator, giving the protein MRDELLTIGRFARLCRLSVKQLRHYDETGLLAPIRVDASSGYRYYAPGQARDALTIALLREMDLPLAVIAEALAAEPGRRAELLRAERDRLAERISRDQARLGMLERLEEGGLPGYEVTVAAEPARHLAVTRATCAATEIGDKVGECVGRLLPLLGGAAVGWEPPLWGLYPLDLEERTRIAVGAQTPEGARVPGLTREVLPAGPAAHTVHIGPYAQLPLAYNALFAAIHERGLRPHGPVREAYLVGPAEAPPEELMTRLVIPVEENA